The following proteins come from a genomic window of Corallococcus sp. NCRR:
- a CDS encoding ApeP family dehydratase — MMRIVIDQPVEELVPHQGRMRLLDRVLEGDADSLLAEVTVREDSLFYADGVVGGWVGIEYMAQAVAAWAGWHARKRGGTPRVGFLLGTRRFECSRPVFKLGETLRVEVHRQFSADNGLGQFDCTLRIGTEQVATAALTVYEPQPGQDLGRGNTDG; from the coding sequence ATGATGCGCATCGTGATTGATCAGCCCGTCGAGGAGCTGGTGCCCCATCAGGGCCGCATGCGGCTGCTCGACCGCGTCCTGGAGGGCGACGCGGACTCGCTGCTCGCGGAGGTCACCGTGCGCGAGGACAGCCTCTTCTACGCGGACGGCGTCGTGGGCGGCTGGGTGGGCATCGAGTACATGGCGCAGGCCGTGGCCGCGTGGGCCGGGTGGCATGCGCGCAAGCGCGGCGGCACGCCCCGGGTGGGCTTCCTGCTGGGCACGCGCCGCTTCGAGTGCAGCCGCCCCGTCTTCAAGCTGGGCGAGACCCTGCGCGTCGAGGTCCACCGCCAGTTCTCCGCGGACAACGGGCTGGGCCAGTTCGACTGCACCTTGCGCATCGGGACGGAGCAGGTGGCCACGGCGGCGCTGACGGTCTACGAGCCGCAACCGGGGCAGGACCTGGGAAGGGGCAACACAGATGGGTGA
- a CDS encoding MMPL family transporter: MANKLAILWALVVLAVGVHQVQFWRSASLDTDVLALLPEDEQAPEVDAATRKLADDAGRQVVLLVGANDWPSAQKAADEATRVLTEASDLLEPAVVDTSSLEQAVEFYRPYRDRLLTPAQRQWLTRATPEELGGTALMKLYQPAGARLTDWNADPLGLWQDWWQARAAETSARPRDGRMWLSGEGREWVLLLWKSKVSAFALGDGSRVTATVERARSRVEAAVPGGRLVAAGVPLYAEAAASQASWEMSTIGFGSLAAVLILVWLTFRSLRPILLVGVSLTLGCAVALTVTALVFDRVHLLTLVFGSSLVGVAEDYGFHYFAARQGKAPSERGPVMRALLPGMVLALVTSVVAYLALGVAPFPGLRQMAVFSAAGLTAAFLTVVCWFPSLDTGALPVTSFSERFSASITRWPRVASTPAWWVSGAILTVLVAVGIWKLEPRDDLRQLQGAPANLIADQRELGRLLGLPSPAQFFLVQGDSDEQVLAREAVLKTKLDALVSEKVFAGYRAVSDWLPSEAQQREDAALSARAEALAVAAVSESTGEAPTRAAFSPEPLTLQHFLSGPAAAAIRQQWLGTLGQARYSVLMLRGLNDPKVLPRLEEVAHGLDGVRWVDKTAEISGLLSRYRRIMGGLIVAGYIAVLLTLVARFGRQAWRAWIPSVLGTLLTLALFGWVGAPLQLFTVLGLVLLLGMGVDYGIFLLEHPGDGSAWLAVALAGVSTLLSFGLLGLSATPALRSFGLAMLVGEVAIWILTPCFRLPPGKATH; encoded by the coding sequence TTGGCAAATAAGCTGGCCATCCTGTGGGCGCTGGTCGTGCTCGCCGTGGGCGTGCACCAGGTCCAGTTCTGGCGCTCCGCGAGCCTGGACACGGACGTGCTCGCGCTCCTGCCGGAGGACGAGCAGGCGCCGGAGGTGGACGCCGCCACGCGCAAGCTCGCCGACGACGCCGGCCGGCAGGTGGTGCTGCTGGTGGGCGCCAACGACTGGCCGTCCGCGCAGAAGGCCGCGGACGAGGCCACGCGCGTGCTCACGGAGGCCTCCGACCTGCTGGAGCCGGCGGTGGTGGACACCTCCTCGCTGGAGCAGGCGGTGGAGTTCTACCGTCCCTACCGCGACCGGCTGCTCACGCCCGCGCAGCGCCAGTGGCTGACGCGCGCGACGCCGGAGGAGCTGGGCGGCACGGCCTTGATGAAGCTGTACCAGCCCGCGGGCGCGCGGCTGACTGACTGGAACGCGGATCCGCTGGGCCTGTGGCAGGACTGGTGGCAGGCCCGCGCGGCGGAGACGTCCGCCCGGCCCCGCGACGGACGGATGTGGCTGTCCGGCGAGGGGCGCGAGTGGGTGCTCCTCCTGTGGAAGAGCAAGGTGTCCGCCTTCGCGCTGGGGGACGGCTCGCGCGTCACCGCCACGGTGGAGCGGGCACGCTCGCGAGTCGAAGCGGCGGTGCCCGGTGGACGGCTGGTGGCCGCGGGCGTGCCGCTGTACGCGGAGGCCGCCGCCTCGCAGGCGAGCTGGGAGATGTCCACCATCGGCTTCGGGTCGCTGGCGGCGGTGCTCATCCTCGTCTGGCTCACCTTCCGCTCGCTGCGGCCCATCCTCCTCGTGGGCGTGTCGCTTACGCTGGGCTGCGCGGTGGCGCTGACGGTCACCGCGCTCGTGTTCGACCGGGTGCACCTGCTCACGCTCGTCTTCGGCTCCAGCCTGGTGGGCGTGGCGGAGGACTACGGCTTCCACTACTTCGCCGCGCGCCAGGGCAAGGCCCCGTCGGAGCGCGGTCCGGTGATGCGCGCGCTTTTGCCCGGCATGGTGCTCGCGCTCGTCACCAGCGTGGTGGCGTACCTGGCGCTGGGGGTCGCGCCCTTCCCGGGCCTGCGGCAGATGGCGGTGTTCTCCGCCGCCGGCCTCACCGCCGCGTTCCTCACCGTGGTGTGCTGGTTCCCCTCGCTGGACACGGGCGCCCTGCCCGTCACCTCGTTCTCCGAGCGCTTCTCCGCGTCCATCACCCGCTGGCCGCGCGTCGCGTCCACCCCGGCCTGGTGGGTGTCCGGCGCGATCCTCACGGTGCTTGTCGCCGTGGGCATCTGGAAGCTGGAGCCCCGGGACGACCTGCGCCAGTTGCAGGGCGCGCCCGCGAACCTCATCGCGGATCAGCGGGAGCTGGGGCGCCTGTTGGGGCTGCCCAGCCCGGCGCAGTTCTTCCTGGTGCAGGGTGACAGCGACGAACAAGTGCTCGCGCGCGAGGCCGTGCTGAAGACGAAGCTGGACGCGCTGGTCTCCGAGAAGGTGTTCGCGGGCTACCGCGCCGTGTCCGACTGGCTCCCGTCAGAAGCGCAGCAGCGCGAGGACGCGGCCCTGAGCGCCCGCGCGGAAGCCCTGGCCGTCGCCGCCGTCAGCGAATCCACGGGCGAGGCCCCCACGCGCGCCGCCTTCTCCCCGGAGCCGCTCACGCTCCAGCACTTCCTGTCCGGCCCCGCCGCCGCGGCCATCCGGCAGCAGTGGCTGGGGACGCTGGGACAGGCGCGATACAGCGTTCTCATGCTGCGCGGCCTCAACGACCCCAAGGTGCTGCCCCGTCTGGAAGAGGTGGCCCACGGCCTGGACGGCGTCCGCTGGGTGGACAAGACGGCGGAGATTTCAGGCCTGCTCAGCCGCTACCGCCGCATCATGGGCGGGCTCATCGTCGCGGGTTACATCGCGGTGCTGCTCACGCTGGTGGCCCGCTTCGGCCGTCAGGCGTGGCGCGCATGGATCCCCTCCGTGCTGGGCACGCTGCTGACGCTCGCCCTCTTCGGGTGGGTGGGCGCGCCGCTGCAGCTCTTCACCGTGCTCGGGCTGGTGCTGCTGCTGGGCATGGGCGTGGACTACGGCATCTTCCTCCTGGAGCACCCCGGTGACGGCTCCGCGTGGCTCGCGGTGGCGCTGGCCGGCGTGAGCACGCTGCTCTCCTTCGGGCTGCTGGGCCTGTCCGCCACGCCCGCGCTGCGCTCCTTCGGCCTCGCCATGCTGGTGGGCGAGGTCGCCATCTGGATCCTCACCCCTTGTTTCCGACTTCCACCCGGGAAAGCCACACATTGA
- the fabG gene encoding 3-oxoacyl-ACP reductase FabG: protein MGDKTVLVTGSSRGIGRAIALRLARDGYDVVVHCRSKREEADAVAAQVREAGRESRVLQFDVADRAGTQAALLADVEAHGCYYGVVCNAGIARDNAFPAMTAEEWDGVIHTNLDAFYNVLNPLTMPMVRRRKPGRIVTLSSVSGLMGNRGQVNYSAAKAGIIGATKALAVELAKRDITVNCVAPGLIDTEMVPPEVLEEALKIIPARRMGKPEEVAAAVAFLMAEDAAYITRQVISVNGGMIG from the coding sequence ATGGGTGACAAGACGGTGCTGGTGACGGGCTCCAGCCGGGGCATCGGCCGCGCCATCGCGCTGCGCCTGGCCCGCGACGGCTACGACGTCGTGGTGCACTGCCGCAGCAAGCGCGAGGAGGCGGACGCGGTGGCCGCCCAGGTGCGTGAGGCCGGCCGCGAGTCGCGCGTGCTCCAGTTCGACGTGGCGGACCGCGCCGGCACGCAGGCCGCGCTGCTCGCCGACGTGGAGGCCCACGGCTGCTACTACGGCGTGGTGTGCAACGCGGGCATCGCTCGCGACAACGCCTTCCCCGCGATGACGGCGGAGGAGTGGGACGGCGTCATCCACACCAACCTGGACGCCTTCTACAACGTGCTCAACCCGCTCACGATGCCCATGGTGCGCCGCAGGAAGCCGGGCCGCATCGTCACGCTGTCGTCCGTGTCCGGGCTCATGGGCAACCGGGGCCAGGTGAACTACAGCGCCGCCAAGGCGGGCATCATCGGCGCGACGAAGGCGCTGGCGGTGGAGCTGGCCAAGCGCGACATCACCGTCAACTGCGTGGCGCCGGGCCTCATCGACACGGAGATGGTGCCTCCGGAGGTGCTGGAGGAGGCGCTGAAGATCATTCCCGCCCGCCGGATGGGCAAACCCGAGGAGGTCGCCGCCGCGGTGGCCTTCCTCATGGCGGAAGACGCGGCCTACATCACGCGGCAGGTGATTTCGGTGAACGGGGGGATGATCGGATGA
- a CDS encoding acyl-CoA thioesterase yields MKPDLSCELEIDPAFHDLDMMEIVWHGHYVKYLELARAVILRKHDYDWPQMRESGYGWPVVEMKLKYVSPIHYKQRIIVRAEITEWENRLRFDYLLRDADTGRKVNQAHTIQVAVSLKTGEMEYVCPEVLWKKLGVWPG; encoded by the coding sequence ATGAAGCCTGACCTGAGCTGCGAGCTGGAGATCGACCCGGCGTTCCACGATCTCGACATGATGGAGATCGTCTGGCACGGCCACTACGTGAAGTACCTGGAGCTGGCGCGCGCCGTCATCCTGCGCAAGCACGACTACGACTGGCCGCAGATGCGCGAGTCCGGGTACGGCTGGCCCGTGGTGGAGATGAAGCTCAAGTACGTCTCCCCCATCCACTACAAGCAGCGCATCATCGTGCGCGCCGAAATCACCGAGTGGGAGAACCGGCTGCGCTTCGACTACCTGCTGCGCGACGCGGACACCGGCCGCAAGGTGAACCAGGCCCACACCATCCAGGTCGCGGTCTCATTGAAGACGGGCGAGATGGAATACGTCTGTCCGGAAGTCCTCTGGAAGAAGCTGGGAGTGTGGCCGGGATGA
- a CDS encoding HAL/PAL/TAL family ammonia-lyase: protein MSPRSPPLSDTPVRFDGTRLTLEDVGALSRRERPAELGTAPAFRQRIARGAAFLDRLLAEDGVIYGVTTGYGDSVTVSIPPALVAELPHHLYTYHGIGAGRFLTPEETRAVLATRLASLSQGFSGVGVALLTQLELLLQHDVLPLIPAEGSVGASGDLTPLSYVAAVLCGERDVWHRGERKPAAQVLKELGISPLKLRPKEGLAIMNGTAVMTALACLAWERAEYLSRLATRLTAFNVLASAGNAHHYDETLFAAKPHAGQQRVAARLRADLVTDRPSRNEQRLQDRYSLRCAPHVIGVLEDALPYFRTLIENELNSANDNPLIDPDGERVLHGGHFYGGHIAFAMDGLKNAVANVADLLDRQLALLVDPRFNHGLPANLSASTGARAAINHGLKAAQISVSAWTAEALKQTMPASVFSRSTECHNQDKVSMGTIAARDCLRVLELTEQVAAAMLIAARQGVTLRQRLDADAKPGPALAAMHADLEARIPLLVEDRALDGELQGLITAIRRREWRLHEA, encoded by the coding sequence ATGTCTCCGCGAAGCCCCCCACTTTCTGACACCCCGGTCCGCTTCGACGGAACGCGGCTGACGCTCGAGGACGTGGGCGCCCTGTCGCGCCGCGAGCGCCCCGCGGAGCTGGGCACGGCCCCCGCCTTCCGCCAGCGCATCGCCAGGGGCGCCGCGTTCCTGGACCGGCTGCTGGCGGAGGACGGCGTCATCTACGGCGTCACCACCGGCTACGGCGACTCCGTCACGGTGTCCATCCCGCCCGCGCTCGTCGCGGAGCTGCCGCACCACCTCTACACGTACCACGGCATCGGCGCGGGCCGGTTCCTCACCCCGGAGGAGACGCGCGCGGTGCTGGCCACGCGGCTGGCGTCGCTGTCACAGGGCTTCTCCGGCGTGGGCGTGGCGCTCCTCACCCAGTTGGAGCTGCTGCTCCAGCACGACGTGCTGCCGCTGATTCCAGCCGAGGGCTCCGTGGGCGCGTCCGGCGACCTGACGCCCCTGTCCTACGTGGCGGCGGTGCTCTGCGGCGAGCGCGACGTGTGGCACCGGGGCGAGCGCAAGCCCGCGGCGCAGGTGCTGAAGGAACTGGGCATCTCTCCCCTCAAGCTGCGGCCGAAGGAAGGCCTGGCCATCATGAACGGCACCGCCGTGATGACGGCCCTGGCGTGCCTGGCGTGGGAACGCGCGGAGTACCTGTCGCGGCTCGCCACCCGGCTCACGGCGTTCAACGTGCTGGCGAGCGCCGGCAACGCGCACCACTACGACGAGACGCTCTTCGCGGCGAAGCCCCACGCGGGCCAGCAGCGCGTGGCGGCCCGGCTGCGCGCGGACCTGGTCACGGACCGGCCTTCGCGCAACGAGCAGCGGCTCCAGGACCGGTACTCGCTCCGGTGCGCGCCGCACGTGATTGGCGTGCTGGAGGACGCGCTGCCGTACTTCCGCACGCTCATCGAGAACGAGCTGAACAGCGCCAACGACAACCCGCTCATCGACCCGGATGGCGAGCGGGTGCTGCACGGCGGCCACTTCTACGGCGGCCACATCGCCTTCGCCATGGACGGGCTGAAGAACGCGGTGGCCAACGTGGCGGACCTGTTGGATCGGCAGCTCGCGCTGCTGGTGGACCCGCGCTTCAACCACGGGCTGCCCGCGAACCTCTCCGCGTCCACCGGCGCCCGCGCGGCCATCAACCACGGCCTCAAGGCGGCGCAGATCAGCGTCTCCGCGTGGACCGCGGAGGCGCTGAAGCAGACCATGCCCGCGTCCGTCTTCTCCCGCTCCACCGAGTGCCACAACCAGGACAAGGTGAGCATGGGCACCATCGCCGCGCGCGACTGCCTGCGGGTGCTGGAGCTGACGGAGCAGGTGGCCGCGGCCATGCTCATCGCCGCGCGCCAGGGCGTCACCCTGCGCCAGCGGCTGGACGCGGACGCGAAGCCCGGCCCCGCCCTGGCCGCGATGCACGCGGACCTGGAAGCGCGCATTCCTCTGCTGGTGGAGGACCGGGCGCTGGACGGCGAGCTGCAGGGCCTCATCACCGCCATCCGCCGCCGGGAGTGGAGGCTGCATGAAGCCTGA
- a CDS encoding NAD(P)/FAD-dependent oxidoreductase, with amino-acid sequence MKTETADILIIGAGPAGSVAAGLLRKQGRDVLVLEREQFPRFSIGESLLPQSMEYIQEAGFLQDIVEAGFQYKNGAAFERAGRYTDFDFRDKFSPGWGTTYQVQRARFDQLLAQAAEKKGATVRFRHEVLSVDFSSGQPVVTARSPEGETYQVKARFLLDASGFGRVLPRLLNLETPSNFPVRGAIFTHVQDNVPLGTFDRNKIRVTTHPEHVHVWYWTIPFSDGRCSLGVVAKKEFLDQYTGTDTERLQAIVKEAPSLQNLLKDAVWDTPARKLTGYAANVKSLWGPGFALLGNAGEFLDPVFSSGVTIAFKSASLASACIAREFAGEQVDWEKDYAKPLKAGVDTFRTFVESWYEGGFQNIIFHPNPSDDVRRMISAILAGYAWDKNNPYVAESKRRLTVLESLCAA; translated from the coding sequence TTGAAAACCGAGACAGCGGACATCCTCATCATCGGCGCGGGCCCCGCGGGCTCCGTCGCGGCGGGCCTCCTTCGCAAGCAGGGCCGTGACGTCCTCGTGCTGGAGCGCGAGCAGTTCCCGCGCTTCTCCATTGGCGAGAGCCTGCTGCCGCAGAGCATGGAGTACATCCAGGAGGCCGGCTTCCTCCAGGACATCGTGGAGGCGGGCTTCCAGTACAAGAACGGCGCCGCGTTCGAGCGCGCCGGCCGGTACACGGACTTCGACTTCCGCGACAAGTTCAGCCCCGGCTGGGGCACCACCTACCAGGTGCAGCGCGCCCGCTTCGACCAACTCCTGGCCCAGGCCGCGGAGAAGAAGGGCGCCACCGTGCGCTTCCGCCACGAGGTGCTGTCCGTGGACTTCTCCAGCGGGCAGCCGGTGGTGACGGCGCGCTCCCCCGAAGGCGAGACGTACCAGGTGAAGGCGCGCTTCCTGCTGGACGCGAGCGGCTTCGGCCGCGTGCTGCCGCGCCTGCTGAACCTGGAGACGCCGTCCAACTTCCCCGTGCGCGGCGCCATCTTCACGCACGTGCAGGACAACGTCCCGCTCGGCACCTTCGACCGGAACAAGATCCGCGTCACGACGCACCCGGAGCACGTGCACGTCTGGTACTGGACCATCCCCTTCTCCGACGGCCGCTGCTCGCTGGGCGTGGTCGCGAAGAAGGAGTTCCTGGACCAGTACACCGGCACGGACACGGAGCGGCTCCAGGCCATCGTGAAGGAGGCGCCGTCGCTGCAGAACCTCCTGAAGGACGCCGTCTGGGACACGCCCGCGCGCAAGCTCACCGGCTACGCGGCCAACGTGAAGTCGCTGTGGGGCCCGGGCTTCGCGCTGCTGGGCAACGCGGGCGAGTTCCTGGACCCCGTGTTCTCCTCGGGCGTCACCATCGCCTTCAAGTCCGCGAGCCTCGCGTCGGCCTGCATCGCCCGGGAGTTCGCGGGGGAGCAGGTGGACTGGGAGAAGGACTACGCGAAGCCGCTCAAGGCGGGCGTGGACACCTTCCGCACCTTCGTGGAGTCCTGGTACGAGGGCGGCTTCCAGAACATCATCTTCCACCCGAACCCGTCGGACGACGTGCGCCGGATGATCTCCGCCATCCTCGCCGGCTACGCGTGGGACAAGAACAACCCCTACGTCGCGGAGAGCAAGCGGCGCCTGACCGTCCTCGAGTCCCTGTGCGCGGCGTAA
- a CDS encoding LpxL/LpxP family acyltransferase gives MKSRHWAEMGETTFVAGIWILYWIHRLLGRWPFRLCLYPVVLVNWLRRPALRQASGQYLERMQAATGALGHAPRWRDSVRHVLMFAETMLDKLLAVSGRYRFESVRTEGREEFYQAAKSGRGGVIVTAHMGCLELCRSMAERRGEVKLNILVHTLHAEQFNRLLKRLNPENDFRLMEVTDMGPATAVALNERVEAGEFVVIAGDRIPVNSAQTVRVDFLGHPAPFPVGPYVLAALLKCPLYLLGCIHEGKGYTIHFERLFERVVLPRGKREAALTDCAQHYAGRVTALLKRAPYDWFNFFPFWDQVHVSAKPPTF, from the coding sequence ATGAAGTCCCGCCATTGGGCGGAGATGGGAGAGACCACCTTCGTCGCCGGCATCTGGATCCTCTATTGGATCCACCGCCTCCTGGGCCGCTGGCCCTTCCGCCTCTGCCTCTACCCGGTGGTGCTGGTGAACTGGCTCAGGCGCCCGGCGCTGCGTCAGGCGTCAGGCCAGTACCTGGAGCGGATGCAGGCCGCCACCGGGGCCCTGGGGCACGCGCCCCGCTGGCGCGACAGCGTGCGCCACGTGCTGATGTTCGCGGAGACCATGCTGGACAAGCTGCTCGCGGTGAGCGGGCGCTACCGCTTCGAGAGCGTCCGCACGGAAGGGCGCGAGGAGTTCTACCAGGCGGCGAAGTCCGGCCGGGGCGGCGTCATCGTCACCGCGCACATGGGCTGCCTGGAATTGTGCCGCTCCATGGCGGAGCGCCGGGGCGAGGTGAAGCTCAACATCCTGGTGCACACGCTGCACGCGGAGCAGTTCAACCGCCTGCTCAAGCGGCTCAACCCGGAGAACGACTTCCGGCTGATGGAGGTCACGGACATGGGCCCGGCCACCGCGGTCGCGCTGAACGAGCGCGTGGAGGCCGGCGAGTTCGTGGTCATCGCGGGCGACCGCATCCCGGTGAATTCCGCGCAGACCGTGCGCGTCGACTTCCTCGGCCACCCGGCGCCATTTCCGGTGGGCCCCTACGTGCTGGCGGCGCTGCTCAAGTGTCCGCTCTACCTGCTGGGCTGCATCCATGAGGGCAAGGGCTACACCATCCACTTCGAGCGCCTCTTCGAGCGCGTCGTGCTGCCCCGGGGCAAGCGCGAGGCCGCGCTCACCGACTGCGCCCAGCACTACGCAGGCCGGGTGACGGCGCTGCTGAAGCGCGCGCCCTACGACTGGTTCAACTTCTTTCCCTTCTGGGATCAGGTGCATGTCTCCGCGAAGCCCCCCACTTTCTGA
- a CDS encoding DUF3261 domain-containing protein → MRGVITALLVAGLMACTTPPRPRPSAPGEPLPELRLAPAALGTSVSLAQQLVFAHEQDPGGPRSLEALLEVDPARMQLAGLAMGHRILTLRWDGSRLDEERDPRVPAQFNSALVLRDVQLVYWPADAVRAALPAGWTLEDGPTRRTLSKNGREWVTVRYDGTPRWEGRTQLINHSEHYQLTIDSHVADE, encoded by the coding sequence GTGCGCGGCGTAATCACCGCCCTCCTCGTCGCGGGGCTGATGGCCTGCACCACCCCGCCCCGGCCCCGGCCCTCCGCCCCTGGCGAGCCGTTGCCGGAGCTGCGCCTGGCCCCCGCCGCCCTCGGCACGTCCGTGAGCCTGGCGCAGCAGCTCGTGTTCGCGCACGAGCAGGACCCCGGAGGCCCCCGCTCGCTAGAGGCGCTCCTGGAGGTGGACCCGGCCCGGATGCAGCTGGCCGGGCTGGCCATGGGGCACCGCATCCTCACCCTGCGCTGGGATGGCAGCCGCCTGGACGAGGAGCGGGACCCCCGCGTGCCCGCCCAGTTCAACTCCGCCCTGGTGTTGCGGGACGTGCAGCTCGTCTACTGGCCGGCCGACGCCGTGCGCGCCGCCCTGCCCGCCGGCTGGACGCTGGAGGATGGCCCCACCCGGCGGACCCTGTCGAAGAACGGCAGGGAATGGGTGACGGTGCGCTACGATGGCACCCCGCGCTGGGAAGGGCGCACGCAGCTCATCAACCACTCCGAGCACTACCAGCTCACCATCGACTCGCACGTCGCCGACGAGTGA
- a CDS encoding beta-ketoacyl-ACP synthase, translated as MPPPVFLNQLGLVCALGSGKQEVARALFADTVSGVASHAGYADRPLHLGVVTAPLAAQDALPPSQHSRNNALLLTALEQVRPGIDAAIARFGPARVAVVLGTSTSGVGEGEAAMAAHLATGELPAHFHLQQQELGSPALALAHVLGTCGPAYVISTACSSSAKALASAARMLRAGTVDAVLTGGVDSLCGFTVAGFRSLDSVSEERCNPMSAHRHGINIGEAAALFLMTLEPGPVRLSGWGESSDAHHISAPEPGGKGAMAAIQEALKRAGLSPGQVDYVNLHGTATPQNDAMESRAVHTLLGPDVKASSTKPLTGHTLGAAGALEAAFAYLTLVDNPEGKLPGHFWDGAVDPALPALSLVKPGESLGRPVKSVLSNSFAFGGSNAALVLERA; from the coding sequence ATGCCTCCTCCTGTCTTCCTCAACCAGCTGGGCCTCGTCTGCGCGTTGGGCTCCGGGAAGCAGGAGGTGGCCCGGGCGCTGTTCGCGGACACCGTCTCTGGCGTCGCTTCGCATGCCGGGTACGCGGACCGGCCGCTGCACCTGGGCGTCGTCACCGCCCCCCTCGCGGCGCAGGACGCGCTGCCCCCTTCGCAGCACAGCCGCAACAACGCGCTGCTGCTCACCGCGCTGGAGCAGGTGCGCCCCGGGATTGACGCCGCCATCGCCCGCTTCGGCCCCGCGCGCGTGGCGGTGGTGCTGGGCACCAGCACGTCCGGCGTTGGCGAAGGAGAAGCGGCCATGGCCGCCCACCTGGCCACGGGCGAGCTGCCGGCCCACTTCCATCTTCAGCAGCAGGAGCTGGGCTCCCCCGCGCTGGCGCTCGCGCACGTGCTGGGCACTTGCGGCCCCGCGTACGTCATCTCCACCGCGTGCTCCTCCAGCGCCAAGGCCCTGGCCAGCGCGGCGCGGATGCTGCGCGCGGGCACCGTGGACGCGGTGCTGACGGGCGGCGTGGATTCGCTGTGTGGCTTCACCGTGGCGGGCTTCCGCTCGCTGGACTCCGTGAGCGAGGAGCGCTGCAACCCGATGAGCGCCCACCGCCACGGCATCAACATCGGCGAGGCGGCGGCGCTGTTCCTGATGACGCTCGAGCCGGGGCCGGTGCGCCTGTCCGGCTGGGGCGAGTCCTCCGACGCGCACCACATCTCCGCCCCGGAGCCCGGCGGCAAGGGCGCCATGGCCGCCATCCAGGAGGCCCTGAAGCGCGCGGGGCTTTCGCCAGGGCAGGTGGACTACGTGAACCTGCACGGCACCGCCACGCCGCAGAACGACGCCATGGAGAGCCGCGCGGTGCACACGCTGCTGGGGCCGGACGTGAAGGCCAGCTCCACCAAGCCGCTCACCGGACACACGCTGGGAGCCGCGGGCGCGCTGGAGGCGGCCTTCGCGTACCTCACGCTGGTGGACAACCCGGAAGGCAAGCTGCCCGGGCACTTCTGGGACGGCGCCGTGGACCCGGCGCTGCCGGCGCTGTCGCTGGTGAAGCCGGGGGAATCGCTGGGGCGCCCGGTGAAGAGCGTGCTGAGCAATTCGTTCGCCTTCGGGGGCAGCAACGCCGCCCTCGTGCTGGAGCGCGCATGA
- a CDS encoding LolA family protein: protein MKPFLVLMLSLLSVSAHAADLVKDVRSRLVDAPLVRGRFEQKKTVQGFKKPLVSKGDFLLARDQGVLWNTRTPFASTLTLTRKSLSAQQATGGAAYHLDSTKEPALAAVNELLFALLSGDVAALQKRFTVAGELVGDKGWKLELTPTDAGLARVFKHIHLEGDGYVRQVQLDETRGDSSVITFEQLAQTPPPDATEAERLGK, encoded by the coding sequence ATGAAGCCCTTCCTCGTGTTGATGCTGTCGCTCTTGTCCGTGAGCGCCCACGCCGCGGACCTGGTGAAGGACGTGCGCTCGCGCCTGGTGGACGCGCCGCTCGTGCGCGGCCGGTTCGAACAGAAGAAGACCGTGCAGGGCTTCAAGAAGCCGCTGGTGTCCAAGGGGGATTTCCTCCTCGCGCGCGACCAGGGCGTGCTGTGGAACACGCGCACGCCGTTCGCCTCCACGCTGACGCTCACGCGCAAGTCGCTGAGCGCGCAGCAGGCCACGGGCGGCGCGGCCTACCACCTGGACTCCACCAAGGAGCCCGCGCTGGCGGCGGTGAACGAGCTGCTCTTCGCGCTCCTGTCCGGCGACGTCGCGGCGCTCCAGAAGCGCTTCACGGTGGCGGGCGAGCTGGTGGGCGACAAGGGCTGGAAGCTGGAGCTGACGCCCACGGACGCGGGGCTCGCGCGCGTCTTCAAGCACATCCACCTGGAGGGTGACGGGTACGTGCGCCAGGTGCAGCTGGACGAGACGCGCGGCGACAGCAGCGTCATCACCTTCGAGCAGCTCGCGCAGACGCCTCCCCCCGACGCCACGGAAGCGGAACGCCTTGGCAAATAA